The sequence below is a genomic window from Gossypium hirsutum isolate 1008001.06 chromosome A11, Gossypium_hirsutum_v2.1, whole genome shotgun sequence.
TGTAGGTAGTGTCCGTATGCACTTCTCAATAGCCGATAAGTTTGTTCGTTAAATCAAGTGATGTGTTTGGGATGTTGAAGACCGTATCttttagttttggttttttttcttcgTTCCTTTCCATGTGCATACGATTTGGGCTCTAATTGGGTCACAAAAATTGTCAAGCTCTTCCGACATTAGGTTAGACGTGAAATGAGGCCCAAATAAAGCTTCAGTGGGCGTCTATGCATATAGATTCTTAAGGCCCAAACTGTTGGACTAATGCTACAACAATTGCTGTGGCATTGAGcctttatctgtcaacttttattatttctatccACTGTCTTCATTAAACACCTAATAGATGAAAAATGTGAGTTTAGCATAGCAATTGGTAAAAATAGCAAATTTCATAAGACTATTTTAGTAAAACAGAATTATAGGTGAAACTATAGAAATTGATTAGAAATCACTAGGAATTTTCATTAAATATGAGCCTAAAAGTATTGAAAATAACTCTATATTTTAGAATTATCACAATCATCGaacaaaatttaagttttattgtTTACTATTCatttgaataatattaaaaagatttaaaatatatatattactatttatgtattttgataataaaatttaaatataaatttatattattaaatataaaaatgaatgtGGCTCAAATTCATGAAATATTTGCGACAAATATTTTAGCTTCAGAAACCAATTATACATTCACAAGAAACCAGTAGGTATTGATGATGGAACTTTCATAGTTCATACCAATAtagtttgggtttttttttattttaatccaaattcaACAATAAATAATTTTCCATTAACACAAACAAAATTGAGTTTAGCTATCCATATTCTAAAATTCAATTCAGTTGTCAAAAACCGACTTTGCTGACTCACAACTAATTGACTTTCATTTCTTCATCCATTTTCTATATATATTCACTATTACCAACGGATTGCCCAATCTCAAAATCTGTCTTTCCATTTACTCCTTAAAAAGGGCAATTTAATGGAGTTTCTTCAGAAATCAGTTCCCGGTACCTTGAAGAGATACTGGAGAAGGCGGCGATACCAAAGACTCCACGGCGGCGAAGTGATCAAGAAAAAGAACGTAAAAGTCACGAGGATCGGAGCGAGGTCGCGAAGGTTTTGGAAGATCAAAGCGATACCGACGCTGCGATGGAGGCCGATAAAGCTTTTGACGAAGCTCAAAAACGGTTACATGAATATGATGATAAGATTAGCAGGGACTGTGGGGCATTTGACTGCTGAGAATCAATTCGGAGGGAAACGGATTCCCAAAGCACGAAAGGTTGCTTTGGGTTATTCGAGCTATGAATTTGATCAAAGGTTGGTTTATGAGATTTACAAGAATTTAAGTGCTACCCATGAGCTATATGGATAAAGGAACTTGACGGGTAGGGATGAATCTTAGAAGATGATTTTGTAAATTTGATTCAGTTCagttcatttttttcaaagtCCGTTAGCTAGCAAAGGAGCAGCTTCAAGGACAACTCGACAACTGTAGAGCCTCCTGCAAGTCTGAGGCCATTGCTTGGCAAAGGTGTAATTAGATTGTATAAACAGCTCTTATGTaccaaaaacatatatatatcaaccaatgATTACACAAAAAGCAAGTAAATTACCTCAACCAATAAATTTACTTACGAATTATTTACACATGTTTCAACTTAAACTAATTCATTCAAACTTAATTCAACATCcaatcttaaaattttcaaatcctCAACCTTAATAgccaattattaatattttttatttaaatttacttatatagaaataaattgataatattgAATCATCGGATCATCTATAACCAATGCTAAAAAGTCAATCTAAAGATCGGTTCCATCCACTCTCTAATTTTCAATTGGTtgaattagtattattttattttatctttaatgtTTAAATGCTTTAAACACTAGTTTTAATGTAAACAAAAGTATACAAATagttaatagttttttttttaaaagcattgATCTTAAATGTTATTCTTTTTAGTAAAccattaaaatagtcatttttattttttttcagattacattttagtcacttatgttatcgcgTTATAACATCTTAGTCATTGAGCCATTAATTGTCATTAACGATGTAACAGTAAACTGATgtagcacgttaaatcatcatttcaaacgaaaattttaggttaaattctataattgatccctatatttttttcattttgggcaATTTAAATATTAGGAAAACAggagagaatggaaaataaagagaaaaaaaatgaaagttaaaaaaacataaacgaaaaaaattaaattggagaatggctagtcttggctatcgaagcagttgactccacgggtagagacatagatgtattcattggtagaacaATACATTTGACTGGATTCCACGAAGCAGTTGACGTTCATGGTgcaatttacctaaatcctgagttagtgactaaccatgcgtatgcaattcatgtgttttgatataaaaattttaaattttaaaattatttttatttaaaattttcaaaaattatttttaaaaaataaaaatgattaaaatatgaaaattatgtttttaatatttttttttaaattttaaaaattaattaaatgctaactTATAATCCATATGATAATCCACACGTATGCTATGTCAGCAAAAGTTAACAACATCCATTTTAAAAGtggtttgacaaaaaaaaattacaaattaaaaaattaaaaaaaaagcgaaaattaaataaaatactaaaataatttttactgAGTGAAAAGAATAATTTTACATGTATTTCAATGTGTATAGTAACACAATCAACATGCATTTCAATAACTATTACCGCTAATCTTCCAATCAGCCAATTTAACATGGAATCCAAGAAACAAACcaccatttcaaacataaaaattaactAAGCAAATTTTACATTAGCCATATGTTGAAGCTCAATTCCGAAAATGGAGAATGCAACGATGTCCATGCTACATCATCTTCGACCAAAGAGAAAAAAATCCGTCCCAAATGGTATTCCATCTAATAAGAGTAGTTGGTCACACTTttactctgtttttttttttttttttatgaatgagAAGTTTAAAAGTCCATCGTGCATCATATATTTATGTATAAAGATGAGATTTTTCATAGTTAGattttctcaaaatattattCACACCCAATCTTCTCAAACTTGAACTAGTTGATGATGTAAATTGGACTTACTCACCAAAAGTGAGAATTTTTCACACTCAAttctaaactttaaaataaaagtaactcATATTTCAAATCTATTACTTGAATAATCTTTCAAATCTATACTAACCAAGTAAAGCTACCGGAAGGAGTTGAATAagtagaaattttatttttaagcatTCACTCTAAAAAACGATTTTCTCCACTTTTATTAATCAGTTCTCAAGAATAGAAGATGCATATAGGGGAGGCTGGCAGGAGCACTGACctcccctaaaatagaaaattatctaATTAggcctttaaaaaattttaaaattttaaaattttaaattagtatatattttaaaatttaattctttaaaaattataaagttatattatagactattaaaaatacaaaaaataacaatttaatttcgacctctaaaaaaattttctaatttcacCACTAATCAATAACATAAACAGAATAAGAAGGATGTTTGCAACTAATGTTGCCCATTACTGGAAACAATACTTACAGCAGAATCAACAACAACAATAAGATAAACATTCATTCCAGGAATAAAATATGTGcatattttattagtttaaaaaaaatgtcaaaaaatatCGTAATTATCTTCATCTATTTTTCTTCTCTCTATTTGGaggaataatatattttatatttctaatattttaagGTGCACTTTGTAAGTGATACACCTATTTTTTAAGAGGAATAGCATGCTCTTCCAGAAACATAATAGTAagttgatctttttttttttttagggaaACACTATTTTTTTTCAGTTAAATTTGGAATAAATTggattcaaattaaaattcaaagcTTAAAAGTAGtatgtaaatataaaattaaaattattttttggaataATAAATTAAGTTACGTGGACCAAGCATGGGCTAGATGTTTCAAAAATATCCAGGCTGCAATTTGGCCCAATCAATAAGCTCTTCTAGGCTTGGCTATATACCAGTACAACTAGGAATTCAGCATTAAAGGTTGAAAGTAGAAAAGAATTGTTTAAAAACAACTTaaattgaattctttacaattcaaaccagttaaaaaattattttaagggttaaaaataaataattaatttataagagatcaaattataattttaccattacattaatttatgatttgataaaatttaaaaggtttttataataaatttaccattttaggaGAATCAAGTCTTCATGACTTTATTTTTACTCTATAAAATGAATTTATTCGAAGGAATACCTTTATAGAATATCTGTATGAGGAATATATTAAATCCAATCAATTATAAATCATACAAATTTATATTTCaacaaaattatccaaaattcattaaaaaatagaaaaagtaaaaagattattaaaaaaatcttagtatggaataatattaaaaactttgGATCGATACGTACATAtgaatacaaaaataaaacaataattataccaatattttctttctcaaatttaTTACATGCCAAAGAGATAGACTAGTGGTTCTACTATGGAGctaccatttttttttctttttgtcaagTTCATTTTTTTGAGTAAATAGCATATAgtattattaacatttaaatatgaatcttttaagaattttgtatataaaaatctaaaaaatattgaATAGACCTGCACTAGATACATCATACATACTCTACTCAACACCTACAATAGAATGAATCCAAATAACATAAATCGTAGATGGTGCAGATTATATTTAATCTAGAAAACAGCATTTTCACTTCCATTACCTTGTTATTCATGACTCCGGCTTACATTTCAATAACTTACTTGCTAAGCCAAATGCCCAATCACCAAACCTGCAAAATAAGCCCAATGCATCTAATTAAAACCTTgaatttgcttttctttttccagTTCAGAACCGATACGTTCTGGGATTTTCATTGCAAATTATATTGCTCTAACTCTTCTAATTTTCTTAAACCAACCATGTCTGACACCCATATCCAGTGCATATTCGGACATGATTATCACGCTATAATCATTCCAAAGTCTCCAAATGAATCAAAATCATGGAAAAACAATTAACATACCCATGCTGGATGCATACATATTTCCGAGACACGCATCGAGTCCAAGTTACATAGGTTGCAAATGTAGGTCAACTATTAAGAGGGATATATACACAAATTGTCAAAATGCAGAGGCTATATTGCACCTAATACTCATCTTGGCCATTTAATCCGCCCCATACTTGACCCAGAGTCCAAATAACATAGAACGGCATACCAAGAAACATTCTTAAGAGAATGGCTTGGTCAACCATTTCAGGATGATAATCAAGGCATATATAAAGGCAAAGATGGAATTAAAGTAAAACACTGCACAAATAACTAAAAGGTAAGGTTTACCTTGTAAAGAGACTGCCATGGGATCTTCGTAGCTTAGAGTACCATGCTTTATCATAAGCCGTGATTTTAATACAGGGAACATGTGCTATGTAAGGCCAACCCTCTCCTTCCCCTTCCTTGCACCACTTTTCCAAATGTGGGCATCCCCAAATGACTAGGTTCTTGAGTGTTGTGAGACTCTTTAGTCCCTGAGGCAATGACATCAAATGAATACAATATTCGAAATTCAACTCACAAAGGGAGGTGAGATGTTCTATCTGGTTTGGAACAGAAGTAAATCCGTCACACCGACTAATTGTCAATTTTTGAAGACCATTAAGATGCTGGATTTCTGTCGGTAAGGAATTCAACATCGGACAATCCCAAATGCACAATTCCTCAAGATGTGTCAAATGCATGACCCTATCAGATAAAGAGGTAAATCTATCGCACTGAACAATCTTCAGGACACGAAGTGAAGTTAAGCCATTTACATTACCAGGAAACGAAACAAGAGTGTCACACCCACTCAAAACCAGACTCTCTAAAGCATTGAGGTTTTGAAGTGCTTCAGGAATGTCTTTAAGCTTGTGGCAGCTGAAGATTTCCAAGTGTTTAAGCACAGATAGATTATCAAGATGATTCGACAGAGACCTGAGGTCAGGTAACGGCCCCATATTCAACTCCTCAAGGTGTGTTTGATTTTGCAACAAACCACTGGGAAAATTTGTCAAGCCAGAAAGGTCATGGATCTTAAGTGAACCAAGATCAGAATGAAATAAGACGCTCTCCCTTTCATAAATTCGAAGCTTTTTGAGGGTTGGAAACTTTGGCAATTCAATCAACTCAGGGCATTTCCTGAAAACCAAGATTTGCAGACGAGGAAAATTCCCCCTTCCCTCAACTGTTTTCCACGTCTCCAAAACAGGCATCGAGTCAAAAAAGAGTTCCTCCAATGATGAGAACGGATTGATCCCATTTCCATAGAATTCACTGCTAATGCATTTCACAGCATCCATTCCCTTTATTTTAAGAACCATGAGCAACGGCAGTTCCCCTAGAGGTGGAAGGTGTGAACATCTTTTACACTGGTCAAGCTCAACTAACACCAGATTCGGTAAATCAATCAACCAACTGGGAAGCCTTAAACCTTGATAACAGCTTATCCGAATATACTCCAGATTATAATGAGGTTGGAGACTGCTAAGAACCTCTTCTTCATTATCTGGAAATTCCCCTGCTTGTTTTCCCCAGATTAAACTCAATGATCGGAGATTTTGCTTCCTTATCAAGTTGGCACTCTTGGCTTCAGTTGAACCTGTCACATTATCGAGTTCCTTTAGAGACAACTCCTTCCCAAGGTCTAACTCTTTAAGTTCGCCAATTCCACAACCATGGTCCTTCCTTACTATAAATATACTCAGTTCTACCAATTGAGTTAGGTGCCCAATTCCAGGTGGAGTTTGCTCAAGAGAATCACAACGTGAGATATCAACACACTTTAGGCTTCTCATATGTTGCATTCCTTGGGGTAGCTCACAAAGATAGCGACAGCTGGACAGTTTCATAATCTGCAAGTTTAGGAGGCAATTGGCAGACTGGGGCAATCTTTTGATGCGAGAGTAAGACAAGTTTAGATACGTCAAGTGCACCAAGTTACAAAAAGAATTCGGAATTCTCCGGATGCATATACTCCCGTGATCACGTAAATTTAAATATCTAAGGTGTACCATCTTTCCTAGCGACTTCGGTATTTGATACATATCGCAGTCCAGTGCTCTCACATGTTTCAAAGGAGGACAATTGGCTTCAGTCAGACGAATGCCATCAAGAATGAGGGACCGCACTGACGAACAGCTTTTGAGGAGATTATATTGTTTGTCCGAATGAATCCTTTCGTAACTGGAAGGAGGCATTGGTTGGATGGGAATATGTAAGTGCCTAATCTGTTTTGGAGACCCAAACGACTGGTTGTTGTCATACATATAACATTCGAACCTCATTATCGAAATTGCAAGGTCATGAACGAGATCATGCATTTTACAGGTCACAGTGCCATCATGATATTCAGTAACATCTTGAAAGAAGGACCTCCAAGTTAACTCGAGGAATATCTCATCTCCAATTTCACGCAACTCCCTACGTCCTCTAGAAGGAACAAATCCATTTGCCATCCATAACTCTATCAACTGAGATTTATCCATTTCACAATCTTTCGGGAATATCGAACAATACGCAAAGCACTGCCTTAAATATGATGGTAGATTGTCATAACTTAATCTCAAGGCAGGTAAAATGCCGCTCCCGTCATCCGGTAACTCCCAGATCTCACTTTCTTTAACAGATAGCCAGTCACTTTCTCTACGCTTTAACCGCAACATGCTTCCAAGAGCTTTTACAGCCAAAGGAACCCCTCCACACTTCAGAACAATTTGCTTTCCAATTCTTTCCAATCTCGTGTATCCCTCCTCGCTTTCCATCAGAAAAGAACGCTGCTTGAATAGTAACCAAGAATTCTCATCCGATAAATAGTCCAAATGGTATATGGGAAGAGTAGCCATGATGAGAGCAACTTTCTCGATCCGGGTTGTAACTATGACCACGCTGCCTTTTGCTCCAACCTTCAATGAATTCCTAAAACCATCCCACTTTTCATAGTTTTCATTCCAAACATCATCTAATACGAGAAGAAATCGCTTCCCCCTCAGCTTTTCTTGCAAGTATCGTTGCAGAGGGTCGAGCTCCTTGATATCACAAGGACTACCATCAATGGACTCAATAACTGCTTTTATCAACCTTCTGACTTCGAAAGCATCGGATACACATACCCAAATCCTCAAACCAAAACCCCTTTCAACCCTTTCATCATTGAACACCAGTTGAGCAAGAGTAGTCTTTCCAAGTCCACCCATACCACAAATGGCATAAATGGACAAATCATTTTGATCCAACGAACTACCGAACAACCCGTTGATTACGTTCTCTTTATCCTCATTTCTTCCCAATATTTCAGATTCATTGACCAGCGAGCTAGTTAATCGCCATTCCCTATCATCAATTTCTAAATCCCCAACTTTTTCAGTCAAATGGAATTTGTTTTTCTCCTCTGCTACAGCATCTAACCGCTGCCTAATTTGCTTAAGTTCATGAGCCTTCTTGAAAGTAAACACAGTGGAATTTTTAAAGGAAAAGAAATCACTTACTTTGCTGCTCATGTTTTCTCGAGCTTTCCATAGGAAAGCTTTTGCAGCAAACTCGTCGAGTAAATCATCAGCATCATAAGCGATATCCTTGAGTTTTCTGAGCCAATTCCTGACGGCCTCACTCCTCCATTGTTTCTGCTCTGCGTCTTGAAGCACGGCTTGAATCGTACTTAAAGTGCTCTCGAGATCTTGAAGGTCGGTTTCCAAATTACTTGCGATTTCAAATTCACGAAGAGCTAGAGAATTGAGGTTCCCTAAGATGGTACTCACaagggaagaaacaaaaacatcTGCCATGGACACCCCGGAGAACTCAAAAGATTCAAATGAAACTTAAGAGAGAATAAAAGAAGAACGATTTGAGGGAAGCAATGGAGCTTAGAAACAAAAGTAATGAAGTAAAAGCTGCAGAGAATTAGGAGAGAAATGCAAAGAAGAAATGACTGGGGAAAAAATGGAATTGATTCGTACATGGAATTGGAAGTCTGGTTGACTGCTGACTGAGTTGACTCAGGACATGATTAAGGAGTAATCGGAAATTTACGTGATATTTCTGCctgaccttttttttttttttgtaaagaaatttaattGAGATAAATATGTATTGACGTTGTTTAGTACGAGCAGAGTTGGATGCCCCTATTTATCTGAATTTTATCATCAACCAAAGGAGGAGTAAAATggaatatttttatgaaaatggAAAAGCCTTTCATCAGATCAACTAAAGAGTCAGCAAGAGAATTTGTCTTTTTAGGTATTTGCTTAAATAGCATTCTTCACTTATGTTTGTACAATTATTAGATTTGCACAATTAAATCCATGTTTGCATGTTCTCTATTAATATCTTTGATATTTAGACCACAATCAGTCTCAATAACAACATTCACCCAATTGGCTTTTCAAACTACTTAGAGTCTATCGTAAATAGCCCAAAGCTTAGCTTGTAGCACACTATATCTCCCAATGTTCCTTCCTATTTCCCACATCCATCCACCATACTCATCATGTGCCACTGCTGCAGGTTGCAAGCATCACCTATATTCAGTTTAAAGAAACCAATGGATGGTGGTGCCCATCGAAGCACATTACTTACTCCTAATTTGACCAATCTCTGTTTGAATAAGTTCACTTACTATCACGAAGAAATGATTACATTACTTATGTCAAAAGAATAATCTTAGAACATGTAAAGATCAAATTGTCTTGACATTGTTAAAAAATAAGAGATGCTGAATTTCaaccattcaatttttttttttttgaaatttcaggtTGTTGAGATTTTCTGCAAAATTTGGGAAGATAAAGAATGGTTATACATAATAAGAATATAATTGCCAAAAGAATGAAAGTGGGTAGAATATGATTAGGTAACTTCAACACACTTGCTGCTTGTATTGAATTCCCGCGTTTCGAGAATGCCCCATCTTATGGTGTACAAAACAAacagaattttgaaaatgagtgtAATAATTGTTTATATAGGAGCTTTTAATGATTCTCCATATATTACCATTCTAGCGAATCGTGTAGTCAATAAAAGATTATCTAATTTAAATTAAAGGTGTTTAATGGGTTGATATTGGTAATAAAATAGGAAGATTTGAACTATGATTTAcacaaattacaaaaaaagaTGCAGTGACAAAATTAAAGAAGATTTCTCCAACAATGctagaaaatatgatttttattatgcTCATTTTTGCATCCAACTTATTTATATGATCAGGAATAAGTTTACTTACAAACATTTATAACATTACAAAAAagcatatttttttaaataaaaaaaaaagtagtagTTTACTgctttgtaaaattattattatttcaaatatgtttcctaattatcaaaataattattaattaaaatacaccATAAATTGAATCCCTAGAGACCGTGAAATATAATAGTTTTAAGGTATATAATACAGGCATTACATTGAATATTTAACCACTccatgaaattaatttattttattattatatttacaatataattgtttttcttatttGCCAAATGCCCCATATTAGACTATATGATATGACATCACTGAATTTATCTCCGCTTTTACTCCAAATTCATCATAAATCCAATGTTCATTTTCTTTACTATTCCATTTTCAAATATTGTGATTTCAACCAAAAGATCAAAAATAGAGGTTTTATTAGTAGGACTATATATGATGACATCAACACTGGGCTCTGATCAGgcctaaaattaaagaaaattgcGCATTTCAACCAAGAGTTCATAGTCGAACCAAATCGAGTTCATATCAGGTCTATGTATGACATCCACAATGGGTTGAGATGCTCACAATAGGTTAGGATAGGGtctaacatgaaaaaaaaaaacgaaaaaagaGTGAATTTCAACCAAAAGGTCAAAGTAGAGATGCTCATAATCATTAAGTTGGGTTCAAATCAggtctatatatataaatatcaactGTGAGAACATTTACTACTAAGAAATATTTTATCAATGTCATATACAACACAGTGCACACTGCATTTGACTACAAAAGTCAAAAGACATGATCCCTTTCTGTTCTATCACAAGTGAGCACAAATCCGATTATTCATTGACATAGAAAGACCAGCTCGGTAAgtggtggaaaaagaaatttaacgaAACAAAACCGAAACTCCCTCAATTCTTGTGCTGCATTCTCCCACTTTCTGCACCGGCAAAGGGATCGATTATCACATTTATCACAACCGGCTTCCTTGCAGAGAAGGATTCAGAAAGGGCAGATTTTAATTCGTCAGGTGTCCCGACAAGGTAACCCTTTCCCCCAAAAGCTTCGATTAAAGTATGGTAAGCAGCACCAGGAACAAAGGAAGTGGGCGCAGGGTCATCTTTGAAAGGGCCACTTACTTCTTCAGGGCTCCTTCGGTCACCACCGTAAACACCACCGTTGTTAAAGACTATCACAACAACAGGCAACTTGTATCGAACCAATGTCTGCATTATAAGAACAGCATATTTAAAAGATAAACAAATACATAAAGCACTTCAATAAGCAAaaggcatttgtaagtcaaacaaCATAAAGAGCGTTTATAATTTGGACGATTTTTAAT
It includes:
- the LOC107911311 gene encoding uncharacterized protein, which translates into the protein MEFLQKSVPGTLKRYWRRRRYQRLHGGEVIKKKNVKVTRIGARSRRFWKIKAIPTLRWRPIKLLTKLKNGYMNMMIRLAGTVGHLTAENQFGGKRIPKARKVALGYSSYEFDQRLVYEIYKNLSATHELYG
- the LOC107912762 gene encoding putative disease resistance protein RGA1 isoform X2, producing MADVFVSSLVSTILGNLNSLALREFEIASNLETDLQDLESTLSTIQAVLQDAEQKQWRSEAVRNWLRKLKDIAYDADDLLDEFAAKAFLWKARENMSSKVSDFFSFKNSTVFTFKKAHELKQIRQRLDAVAEEKNKFHLTEKVGDLEIDDREWRLTSSLVNESEILGRNEDKENVINGLFGSSLDQNDLSIYAICGMGGLGKTTLAQLVFNDERVERGFGLRIWVCVSDAFEVRRLIKAVIESIDGSPCDIKELDPLQRYLQEKLRGKRFLLVLDDVWNENYEKWDGFRNSLKVGAKGSVVIVTTRIEKVALIMATLPIYHLDYLSDENSWLLFKQRSFLMESEEGYTRLERIGKQIVLKCGGVPLAVKALGSMLRLKRRESDWLSVKESEIWELPDDGSGILPALRLSYDNLPSYLRQCFAYCSIFPKDCEMDKSQLIELWMANGFVPSRGRRELREIGDEIFLELTWRSFFQDVTEYHDGTVTCKMHDLVHDLAISIMRFECYMYDNNQSFGSPKQIRHLHIPIQPMPPSSYERIHSDKQYNLLKSCSSVRSLILDGIRLTEANCPPLKHVRALDCDMYQIPKSLGKMVHLRYLNLRDHGSICIRRIPNSFCNLVHLTYLNLSYSRIKRLPQSANCLLNLQIMKLSSCRYLCELPQGMQHMRSLKCVDISRCDSLEQTPPGIGHLTQLVELSIFIVRKDHGCGIGELKELDLGKELSLKELDNVTGSTEAKSANLIRKQNLRSLSLIWGKQAGEFPDNEEEVLSSLQPHYNLEYIRISCYQGLRLPSWLIDLPNLVLVELDQCKRCSHLPPLGELPLLMVLKIKGMDAVKCISSEFYGNGINPFSSLEELFFDSMPVLETWKTVEGRGNFPRLQILVFRKCPELIELPKFPTLKKLRIYERESVLFHSDLGSLKIHDLSGLTNFPSGLLQNQTHLEELNMGPLPDLRSLSNHLDNLSVLKHLEIFSCHKLKDIPEALQNLNALESLVLSGCDTLVSFPGTKESHNTQEPSHLGMPTFGKVVQGRGRRGLALHSTCSLY
- the LOC107912762 gene encoding putative disease resistance protein RGA1 isoform X1 gives rise to the protein MADVFVSSLVSTILGNLNSLALREFEIASNLETDLQDLESTLSTIQAVLQDAEQKQWRSEAVRNWLRKLKDIAYDADDLLDEFAAKAFLWKARENMSSKVSDFFSFKNSTVFTFKKAHELKQIRQRLDAVAEEKNKFHLTEKVGDLEIDDREWRLTSSLVNESEILGRNEDKENVINGLFGSSLDQNDLSIYAICGMGGLGKTTLAQLVFNDERVERGFGLRIWVCVSDAFEVRRLIKAVIESIDGSPCDIKELDPLQRYLQEKLRGKRFLLVLDDVWNENYEKWDGFRNSLKVGAKGSVVIVTTRIEKVALIMATLPIYHLDYLSDENSWLLFKQRSFLMESEEGYTRLERIGKQIVLKCGGVPLAVKALGSMLRLKRRESDWLSVKESEIWELPDDGSGILPALRLSYDNLPSYLRQCFAYCSIFPKDCEMDKSQLIELWMANGFVPSRGRRELREIGDEIFLELTWRSFFQDVTEYHDGTVTCKMHDLVHDLAISIMRFECYMYDNNQSFGSPKQIRHLHIPIQPMPPSSYERIHSDKQYNLLKSCSSVRSLILDGIRLTEANCPPLKHVRALDCDMYQIPKSLGKMVHLRYLNLRDHGSICIRRIPNSFCNLVHLTYLNLSYSRIKRLPQSANCLLNLQIMKLSSCRYLCELPQGMQHMRSLKCVDISRCDSLEQTPPGIGHLTQLVELSIFIVRKDHGCGIGELKELDLGKELSLKELDNVTGSTEAKSANLIRKQNLRSLSLIWGKQAGEFPDNEEEVLSSLQPHYNLEYIRISCYQGLRLPSWLIDLPNLVLVELDQCKRCSHLPPLGELPLLMVLKIKGMDAVKCISSEFYGNGINPFSSLEELFFDSMPVLETWKTVEGRGNFPRLQILVFRKCPELIELPKFPTLKKLRIYERESVLFHSDLGSLKIHDLSGLTNFPSGLLQNQTHLEELNMGPLPDLRSLSNHLDNLSVLKHLEIFSCHKLKDIPEALQNLNALESLVLSGCDTLVSFPGNVNGLTSLRVLKIVQCDRFTSLSDRVMHLTHLEELCIWDCPMLNSLPTEIQHLNGLQKLTISRCDGFTSVPNQIEHLTSLCELNFEYCIHLMSLPQGLKSLTTLKNLVIWGCPHLEKWCKEGEGEGWPYIAHVPCIKITAYDKAWYSKLRRSHGSLFTRFGDWAFGLASKLLKCKPES